A window of the Narcine bancroftii isolate sNarBan1 chromosome 4, sNarBan1.hap1, whole genome shotgun sequence genome harbors these coding sequences:
- the LOC138761479 gene encoding immunoglobulin kappa light chain-like, giving the protein MNKREKERNQVNSDFWLQTIHPQRSELKMSPWIGVFTLLTVCAVGSNAEITLTQEQSLFVQPGGTVKLRCSVSGATLGNSDIAWYQQKPDSAPRYLLYHDLNREVKGTGIPSRFSGRSQSNNAAYLTISNVQLEDFADYYCGWWTSNALHFGGGTKLTVSSRTMSSPSVSLLPPADKQVAEGQVATLVCLINNFFPASVEVSWSMDDEAVKTGVQTTRAVRDTDQTYSLSSYLTLSTSEWNSHEKYTCGVTHESLGSQLTRSIQRSGCV; this is encoded by the exons ATgaataagagagagaaagagagaaaccaGGTAAACTCCGACTTCTGGCTGCAAACGATACATCCACAGCGATCCGAATTGAAGATGTCCCCGTGGATCGGAGTCTTCACTCTGCTGACGGTCTGTGCAGTCG GTTCAAACGCGGAGATCACGCTAACTCAGGAGCAATCGCTGTTTGTCCAGCCAGGAGGAACGGTGAAGCTCCGGTGCAGCGTGTCTGGGGCGACGTTGGGAAACAGTGACATAGCATGGTACCAGCAGAAACCCGACAGTGCTCCCCGATATCTCCTCTATCACGATCTCAACCGCGAGGTAAAGGGAACAGGAATTCCCAGTAGATTCTCTGGAAGGTCTCAGTCAAACAACGCCGCGTATTTAACCATCAGTAATGTTCAATTGGAAGACTTCGCCGATTACTATTGTGGTTGGTGGACATCAAACGCGTTACACTTCGGCGGAGGCACCAAATTGACTGTTTCCA GTCGAACGATGTCCAGCCCTTCGGTCTCCCTTCTCCCGCCGGCGGACAAACAGGTCGCTGAAGGACAGGTGGCGACTTTGGTGTGTCtgatcaacaatttttttcctgCATCGGTGGAGGTTTCATGGAGTATGGACGATGAGGCGGTGAAGACTGGTGTGCAGACCACCCGCGCCGTCCGGGACACCGATCAGACCTATAGCCTGAGCAGTTATCTGACCCTGTCCACCTCCGAGTGGAACTCACACGAAAAGTACACTTGCGGGGTGACACACGAGTCCCTCGGATCTCAGCTGACACGGAGCATCCAGCGATCAGGGTGCGTGTAG